One region of Syntrophobacter fumaroxidans MPOB genomic DNA includes:
- a CDS encoding Crp/Fnr family transcriptional regulator, with product MSLPTERNSECAPASRGRCELEDSLEILRNVSVFAGIPLPRLKLYAYLSRKMCFQAGEFLFHQGDSGDRGYIVISGRLQVIRELKEHSVLLHEFKPGDFFGGMALLSDVNRLFSVRAVTSAECLSLDRESFRKLMIQFPEIAFKVLDMMIRRIVNMEEKLLQTQISEGVRG from the coding sequence ATGAGCTTGCCCACGGAACGGAATAGCGAATGTGCGCCTGCATCGAGAGGGCGTTGCGAGCTCGAGGACAGCCTCGAAATCCTGCGCAACGTTTCCGTTTTTGCAGGCATTCCGCTGCCCCGGTTGAAACTTTACGCCTATCTGAGCAGGAAGATGTGCTTTCAGGCCGGGGAGTTTCTCTTCCACCAGGGAGACTCCGGTGACCGCGGCTACATCGTCATCTCGGGCCGGTTGCAGGTGATCAGGGAATTGAAGGAACATTCCGTGTTGCTGCACGAATTCAAACCGGGAGATTTCTTCGGAGGCATGGCCCTGCTCTCGGATGTGAACAGGCTTTTCTCGGTCAGGGCCGTCACGTCGGCGGAATGTCTCTCCCTGGACCGTGAGAGTTTCCGGAAGCTGATGATCCAATTTCCGGAAATCGCCTTCAAGGTGCTCGACATGATGATCAGGCGCATCGTGAACATGGAGGAAAAGCTGCTGCAAACCCAAATCAGCGAAGGCGTGCGCGGCTAG